TTCAGAGCAGAACTTTAGTTTACTCTTGGTTCTCCTACAACAGCTCCATGAGGACATCCACTCAACCTACGTCAGCCATGCTGCCTGGATGAGGCTGCACAAAGCACAAACTGCATTCACTTACTATGGAAGGATTAAACTAGAACTTAAAAGAGAACAAATGACATCCTGTGTTCCTGTAAAATTTGACTGTCACACTTATGGCACATTTGTTGGTACAAAATACTTCTGACAGGTGTTTATATGAAATTTAATTCAGCTCCTATAGACTGATGCTGTGTTATTCCACAGAGCTGGAAACAGCTGTAACGCTCACAGCACTAGGGAGCCCTTCAAGACTTGCCTGGCTATATGCATTAATGCTTTAACACACTACTGGAAGGGCATCCtgatttatctgaaaaataatggGAAGAATCCACAATCTCATGTGTGctacacaaagaaaacaaaaagctcttcagcttatttttaaatttgtttgctACGTTAGTTGCTAATGCAGTCTGATCAAAACTGCAGTTGTGGTGACAGTCAGGACCTGGATACCACAACAATacatacaacaacaaaaagggaaagaacactcttctgcactgctttttaaaactacagACCCCTAAGTTAGTGGAGAGAACATggctttttcctgaaaatgttaGCAACTTTTGGAAAGCCTAAACAGACTTTTAAGCAACTTTAACTAAGTATCTGCAGTCATGGAAGAGATCTGACCTGCTTCGGGGCCATGTAACAGATCTGGATCTAGATCTGGATCTagacctgaaataaaaaattaagacaaattaatacaaaatcaAAGAGGTCAAATCAACCAGAGTTATGACATCTACAGCATTATTTTGATTAATGTTGACATGTTGAATTTAAAAACTACATGATCATAAGACATTTTAGACATCAAAATTACTTGTGGGCTATGCAGCTGTGTAAGATCTCAAAACTAATCACATTGCCATGCCTGTAAATTCAACTTGAATTatataaaactttttaaagtctGATTTCTACACATCAACACCTTTTGAAATCTGCTATGGAATACCTTCTTTAATCCCTTagctaaaacaaaaaacaccccccaaaaaaacaaagcacagaacCTATTACAAACTACTACTAATTACCTCGATCTCTTCAAGGAACCTGATCGGGACCGGCGAGGAGACACAGACCTAGACCTACGAGGAGAAACAGACCGGGACCTACGATAGGAAGCTGACCTGGACCTGCAAGGAAGCCACAGAAGCAAAGaactgtcagagctggaagagacTTCTAGAGATaatccagtccaactccccagCTACAACAGTACTGCCgagagcacattactcaggactgcatccaggcaggtcttgaagATCTGCAGAGtaggggactccacaacctccctgggcagcctgttccagtgctctgtcacccccacagtaaagaggttttttcatatatttaaacggaatttcctatgttccagcttgtgcccattgccccaTGTGGCACAAGTGCAGCTTTTTCTAAGCCAAAAAATAGGAACAAAAGGCAAACGTAAGCGTACCTCCTACCACGACTCCGACTGCGTGACCGAGAATACCTTCTTCCTCGGGACCTTGAACGAGATCTAGACCGGGACCTGGGTTTAGGTTACAGAAAACAGGTATCaggaaacagctgcagcagtCAGTGCATGTGAggccctgctgaagtcaaaACTGAATTCACACAACTAAAGAACTAACATCTGtcagttggaaaaaaatctctgggCCTACTTGTCTTGAGCATTTTACTACctagaaaaatgttaaaaagctgAATTACATTTCAGAATTACATTAGAATAGAAAACACTGTAATGcgtatttaaaataaaccttgCAAGTTTGCAGGTCGACCCTCTTTGGCCCAAGGTCTAGCAGATCTAGACGATCTAGAAGTATCTATAGCCGATCGCTGCATCTAGGTGTTCTCTTCAATCTAACGACGATCAAACTGACAGCCCAATGAGCCAGGGTGAGGCTTGATTGACGCAAGAAGATTTTTCTAGGTGGGAATGTGGTCAATCTGGTGTTCCTCTTTCTAAACCGGAGGGGGGCCCCAATTGAAAGCCAAATTTACTGTTACGGCGATCACCGTCTCAAATTTTCTGCCCTTAAGAATAAGGTGAAGCTACGTGTAGATGGCTCGAGGGGATCTGGCCTCTTATGCTGATCACCTCAAGGTCTAGGAGGATCTTAAGTGTCGGATTTGCAAGGCGCCTCAGCATGAAATCTTAAGGCTCGTGACATTCTGAATCAAGGCGACTGACTCAAACGAAGAAACCTGAAAGGTTTTGACCAGGTTGATTATTAAGATATTAACATTTGATAGAAATAGCAACAAATCGTAATATACACCTATACATTTATTCTAGCTTtaaagtttaaagaaaactgGCGTAGCGTTCTGTTCTTTGCTACACAAAAGTGAACTGGCAAAGCAACCCAGCTGCTCTGGCCCTACACCTACCTGCTCCTCCTACTTCGGCGACTGTAGCGGTGACAATCATAAGCATAGTGGCCTTTCTCGCCACACTCATAGCATCTGTCGTTGGGGTCGAAGGGGCGCCGTGCAGGAGGCCTGTCGTAGCGGGAGCGACGGGGCATCCCTGTCGACACTTCCACTCTAACCCTGGAGCCACATATCACCCTGCAACAAGTCCACGGTGGCTTTCAGTTAATGGTTACTCTACAGAAAGGAGAACCTGAGAGAAAACCCTGACACCGTTTCTGGTCTTAAAACCATCTGTAACTTCTacaaacaattaaaatgcaCACGTACTTCCCATCAAGTCCACGGACAGCATCTTCAGCATCCCTCGGGTCTTCAAACTCGACGAAGGCAAACCCCGGCGGGTTCCTCGCGATCCACACGGTTCTCAGGGGCCCGTAGTAGCTGAAGGCTCTCTCCAGCTCGCCTTTGCCCGCGCCCGTGCCCAGGTTCCCCACGTACACCTTGGTCTCTGCCAGGAGCGAAGCCGGCGTCATGGCCGAGGCCAAGGCGGGCTCAGGCCGCGGGCGGAAGCGGCCGCCACACCCCCCGGGGCAGCGCCATCTTGTTCGAGCGGCCCGCTCCCGCCTTCCCCACCAGCGGCAGCGCGCGCGCGCGGGCGCAGCaccctccccgccgccccccccccacgGCCGCTGACGCAAAATGGCGGCGGCGACAACGGCAGCAACGACATCCCCGCCTTCCTTCTCTCTCGCcggcctcccccccccccccccgctccccgccggtAGCCGCTCCTCCCGCAGGCCGCCCTCGGCCCCCCCCGCtccgcgcggccccgccgctcgcAGCGCCGCGCCCCGGGAACTCACCGCCTCCATAGCGGCCGTAGCGCGACATCCTAACGGCTCCGCCAACCGCCGCCCCGCGCGCACGCGCCGCCGCCCAGCCCCGCCCTCCTCCCCCCAGGCGGCACCGCGCGAGGCGGGGCGCACGCGCGCGGGGCGCTGAGGCgcggcgggagggggcggggggggcggtaGCCCCGGCAACGGCGGGTGCGGCCGGTGGCGCCTGGCGCGGGgtggggagcggggcgggggggctgtgcggggcggCGCGGGAGGCGGGAGGCGGGGCGGAGCGGGACCCCGCGCTCACGGCGGGCTCGGGGGAGCGCCGCTTGGCGGGCCTGGCCGGTGGGAAGCGCTTCGGGCGTCTGCTGGGCCTCGCTGCGTGCGTGAGGAAGCGGTGCAGCAGCACCCGCGGGGCTGTTGGCTCCAGAACGGTGTTCGGACTCCCGCTAGGGTTACTAGTCAGCTCCCGAAACGCAGGCAAAGAGGCGGCCTGTAGGAAGGAGACGTTGTTGTTAGTTGCAGGTTTGTGCAAAGCTGGGTGCGTGGTGCCTTCCCAGAAATCACGCACGCCAAGGGAGATTTTTTCATGACGTGTTTATACACGAAACTACAGAGTCAGTAAGTTTCCGAGTGCATCCTCCTTACAGTGATTGGTTAGCGATTACACACAGTTATCATATGGCTACATCAGTGTTTCTGCTACCATGCATGCTCAGGGGAAGGGCCTTCACCTGGACGGAGgtcttttctttttagtattACAGTGACACAATGAGCTAAGTTCACCTGAAGGACCCAACGTCACAACTTGTACATCTTCAACTGCCTAAGCCGCCAATCTTCTTGatgttgtttcttctttacCACCTCCTCCATTCCTCAGGTCCAATCATCCATATAGACCTGAAGTCTTCTCTGCCAAGTCGGTGATTTCCATGAGACAATCTCTAAACCTCTTGATTAATTGTCTTCTTCAAGGCCTAGTTACTGCaggatgtccttgctcagtgctgtggTACTAATTGTGTGCCTCTCTTGACTGCAGTTTGAActtgtgtatatatatggaGTGCATCTTACACAAAATAACCACATCGTTCTGAATTTCTGGGTTGTTTTCCAACACTAGTACAGTTAACTTGAATTGGGAGAGTTACATCTCTTGATGATCATGATTAAGCTTAAATTTATGGTAGGAGAGCTGTAGTAACTGTCCATGATAGTGACCTGTATATGTAAGACACAGCTgagatgacagagaaaaaatacttcatggCTTCGTGGTTCAGAAAATCTAAGTAACTACACTAGCAATGAAGGGGGAAGAAGTCAGTAGGGACTGAGACTAGCAAGAATTAAAACAGAAGATATTTGGAGTATCTTGCTCAAGGGGTACTTTGAACaaactgcagcctgtgaaattaaaatgtgttatgcatataaatacataaaaccaacatttttttctttccaccacTTTCACACAGAAGCTAAGACTTCCTGTTGTGTTGCTTGTTCTTACAGTGAAAACAATTAGATTTGCCACTGCCTgctttctgatgaaaaaaactgTAACTAAAAGACATGAATAAATAATTGCTATAGCACTGTGGGACTGAagcttcaattaaaaaaaaaaaaaaaaagaaaaaagaaaaaaaaaagaggaaattaccTCCTTAAGCCTGcgaaaaaaaataagataaaatgaTGGCAGCTTGTTTCCTTCATCCATAGGAAGCTTTTAATGGGTAGTGTTAAAATAGAGCAGCTTTcgtggggtggggagggggggtgggggagggggaaatcgAGTTTCTCGCCTTCACAGCTGCACAGGAAAGCTTGGACATACAACTCAAAACcaggaagcagaaatattttatgcagCAGATGCGCAGGGATTGCCTGATGAGGCTTGAGCTGTGCGTACCGGAGTCAGCAACCTCGCAGCGCTATCCGGGGCGCCGGCAAACCCGCCCGCACGCCTGGAGACGGGCAGAGCAGCGGCTGGATGGCCGCGCTACACGCCTCGCCGCCTTGTTCTGCAACCTGGCCTCCCGCGTAAACCTATGTAGAATTTATACGCGCAGCCATATGCACAAAATACTCCTGACGTCAGGGTTTCCCTGGCTTAGGAACATCGCGTTTCGTGCCGAAAAAGCCCGAactcccggggcgggggggggggggtgccgTTCGGCGCGGCAGGACGCGGCGCTGCTggcggggagcggagcggagcagagcagaggggccgcccccgccgcccccggcagGCTGTGCAGCCCGGCGGCCGGCCACGTGAGCGCGGCTtcggggcagggccgggggacGCGGGGCgctccctcctccagcccccggggcgcggcgcggggccTCGGGCGGCTCTCCCGGCTGGCTCCcggccgctgcccgccccgccgggcgcggggcggcgttgggcggcgggcagcgccgggaCGGGGGGCCTGAAACCGCGGTGGCTTTGCCGTCGTCACCGCTAGAGCGGGTGGTGCGGGGGGAACAAAGCGGAACTGGCACTTGCTGCTCGGCCTGCTGTGCGGGGTGAGGGTAGAGCCGGGATCCGGAGGGATCAGGCTTGGATCCAAGGCGGTGTGCGGAGGGCAAAGGCGGtaagctcctgctgccccagggacGCGGGCGCCGAATGTTTTGTAACATGGAATGTTTGATGCAACGGGGAAGCGTGAACGTTGGCAGAACAGCGACCTGTAAGGCTTCACCATGTGCCCTTGAAAACAAGCGAGCAGGGTGGGACAGCACAAAGCTGCAGCACTCTGCAGACCGTTTGTGtcagtgttttcctttagaAACGAAACAAACTGCTTGAAAACGAATGGAACGTCTTAACCTGGAGGCAAACTCAGTGCTGACAAGAAGGGCAAAGCAAGAGGATTCATTGCTTCTGCTAATTGCTCTGGCTGTTTTTTAGGTTCTAGATGTAGGAAACATGAATGACTGGCAGAGGAAGAGCCCTCTAGACTGGGAAGCGTATGTGAACAAAATGGTGAAAGTTGCTGCTGTTGAGAAACAGGAATATGAAGGATGGGTCCTAACAGTTGATCCAGTTTCTGCCAGGTAAGTACcaaagcttttgtttctgtaaagcTTCTTAGCAAGttttttagaaagagaaaagttcCCAAGACTGAAGCGAACTTACTTGGAGCAAAATCTGCAGGTTGGGACTATGtgtcctgtttttttttaattcacaagGCCTAAGAGAAAGCAATATTGTAGCTGATGAGGCCAGGTCACCTAAATCCACTTTAAACCCATCCAAAGGGCCGTTAAGTTTGGAGAATGGGTAGTATCAGGATTCATGCTCACTTTATAGTGGACCTGACCTCAGTACTTTTAATTGATACCAATGTGTTTAGGactaattttaataatataCCAAGCCCTGCTTTACAAAGAGAGTGGGACTGGAGGAATTTTTTTAGTGCTTTAGATGTTGAAATCCTTGACCCATTCTCCTGACACCCTccctttacatatttacaaGTGtttatgagatcccccctcagtctcctccaggctgaacagcccgAGCTCTCTTAGCCTTCGCTcatagggcagatgctccattcccccagtcatctttgtggtcattcactggactctttccagtagttccttatcctttatgagctggggagcccagaattggatgcACTGTTccaggtgaggccacaccatggcagagtagagggggaagataacctcccttgacctcctgGCTACACCTCTTcttaatacaccccaggatgccattggccttctcggccacaagggcacattgttggctcatggtcagctgGGTTTCCACCAGGACCCTGAGgtccttttccccagagctgctctccagcagctcagcccgCAACTTGTACTGgcacatggggttgttcctcccgAGATGCAGTACTTtacacttgaccttgttgaattTCGTTATGtttccccctgcccagctctccagcctgtccaggtcacacagGATGggagcacagccctctggtgtgcAACCCCCcttccagttttgtatcatcagtgaacttgctaaTGGTACATTCtatcccttcatccaggtcattaatgaaTATACTAAACAGGGCTGGacccagtaccgacccctgggAGACTCTACTAGACACGGgtctccaactagactctgGCCCacttaccacaactctctgagctctgtccttcaaACACGTCCcagtccacctcactgcctTGTCATCCAATCCACATTTCTTGAGTTTGGCTGTGAGGATGCCATGGGAGATGGTGGTAAAAGTcttgctgaaatcaaggtagaccacatccactgccCTCCCCTCATCTAGCCATCCAGTTAtgccatcatagaaggctatcagactggtcaagcatgacttctGCTTGATGAATCAATGCTGACTACTCTTAATGATCCTCTTTTTCTCAACATGCTTTGAGGCAGTGCTGAGAACAAGCTGTTGGACAGAAAGTGGTACCACAGTTCTCTAGCGTCTCAAGTGACTTGAAAACAGGGTTTGAAAGGCAAAACATGACACAGAATAGGCAGAAATTTGGCTCCTTGCTGCTAGAgctttttcatgcctttttgGTTGTGACCTTGTACCACATGAGCACACAATGGAGGCTAGAAACTATAACATCCAGCTTCTGATGTGTTTCAGAAGAATTGGTTGTTGCTTcaacactggagcagctctgaaactcttaattttctcttggagttgcttttcattttggtgGGAAAGGTGCCCACAGCTGTGAGTGATTGTGGGGATGGCTCAAGCTCAAATCATGGTACAGTTCATTGCATATTTCCCAAATCATTACATCCACTAATGGTGGCAGCAGTAGATTAGCAAAGTGCTGGCATCAAATTCTGCAATCTCTTTTCccacaagaggaagaaaatggttTCTGATCCTCTTCATTGATATATGGGGAAGAGATCCTAGAAATATAACAAGACATATGCTAAGACTTCTGGTATGTaatttcctttgggaaaagaCCAGACTGCTACAACATGAGCCTTAAACTACTGTGATGTGTTCCCATTGTGATATTCAAGCTGTAGTTTTAAGAAACTAGCAacactcattaaaaaaaataaattaggaatGATCaacaattaaataataatttgtcaTTAAAAGGGTCTGATATTGTTAGCTGCCACCACTGCCTCCAGCACTCAAAGTATTATTGTTTTTGAATGTTGGGAGAATTAAGGTTCTTTAGCAAGGTTGTGAATGCTggacaaaaaaattcagattccCTGCCCTGATTTTAATacacattttgcctttttaaagcagcattCTGCCTGATAGTATCTAGAGTAGTTTTAAATTGAAGGCCAGAAGTTACCTGCAAAGCCccacattttcagtattttaaggGTATAGCAGCATGCTTTTCAACAAAAATGCTAGGTACTTGATACTGCCTAAATTgtatcatagaaccacagaatggtttgggttggaagggaccttaaggatcctctagtcccaaccccctgcatgggcaggaacacctcccactagaccaggttgcttagagccccatccagcctggccttgaacacttccagagacaGGGAAGCCaaagcttctctgggcaacatgtgccagtgtctcaccaccctcatagtgacaaatttctttctaatggGTAACCTAAACCCCCCCCTCTTTcactttaaagccattatcccttgtcctgttgctacatgccctcataaaaagtccctccccagctctcctgtagtccccttcaggtactggaaggcctctgtaaggtgtccctgcagccttctcttcacgTTTAACAATgtcaactctctcagcctgagGATAAAAACCTGGGTTATGCTGATGCCAATGCGCCCTCATCTCCAAAGATCTTGGCCTGTGTTTCACAGTCCAGTTAAGTACAGCGACTCATACATCCTTCTTTCCTTGGCAGTATTGTCCTTGCAACATACTTGGAGAATGGAAAAGTGTCCATATCGGTTGTATTGGGCCATGCTGTGCAGGAGGttgaaatactgaaagaagGGGACGATGAAATGAAGCAACGTCTGTCTCGTATATTTGCGCCTGAAGAAAGCACAGCGTACAGCCCAGAGGAGCTCGAAGAGAGGAAGAACAGCTTGAGGACTTGGCTAGAAACGAACCACATCCCTGTGACAGAGCAGGGTGAATCAGGAAGAACACTGTGTGTGGCGGGGGTGTTAACTATTGACCCACCATACAGCCCGGCAGAGTGCAGCAGTTCCAATGAGATTATCCTGTCTCGGGTTCAAGGCTTGATACAGGgctattttgaaaaacaacagtGATATCTGCTGTTGAAAAGCAGTTATCTTTAGGAAAGGGTTTACCTGCCCTATTTTAGGATCTTGGGTACCAATATTCACTGTTTGCAAAAATGCTGGGTTTAGGTACTTTTCACTGAGTTTTGTAAGTTAAGAAAGGGATAAAAAAAGCTGTATAAACGAAAAGCACAAAGCATTTTCCAGGACTATTTTCAATAAAAAGCCATTGGATAATGACGATGTATTAAAATCAGTTTATTATGTCAGTATTAAGCTGATATATCAATTTATTAAGTATTTTGTAACAGTATTGTGAAAGATGATACTGTAAACTgtgttttcctctgtctttaATTTAATTCATTATCTAGTAGTGTAGGCATGTTTATTTGAAGTGGTTaccagaatttatttttacagaaagagaATTGTGGCACTTGGACTTTCCaaattagatgaaaaaaaaacattcagaaagctTCCCCCCCCTCCGCTGTTCTCTTATTTTAGAACATGAATTATAATGTAGGTCCAAGTTGGTGAAATTATTAAGGAGTTAGCAGGCAAATACCTGGTCTTAAAAAAATTtgtctgtatttattattttaaagcagcagtGATTGGAAGACCTTTGTTCTTTAGAAAGGTAATTTAATTCAGTAACCTTGTGTTTCTTAATGCTTTGTTTCTATCTTAGGGCAACACACAATGGAAGAACCATTACGTGATTATTCCTGATATTATTAATCCAATCAGGAGCATTTAGAGCTCTCATTTATCTCTTTAAGTGTATTGCTTTGTTCTGTCTTATGAGGATAGCTGCAGAACATGCTAGTGTGCTCAAATTCATTTGAAAAGTCTTAACTCTTCTTAATGAAAGGTCCTCCTTGTGCCTGCTGTGGTTTACTGAAAATCACTTTGGATTTGTCAGGTTCatgctgatttttcttaaaaaaaaaactctaCTGCACATGTGCTTGTGTTTCTTCCTAAGAAGGCTGGTAGATGCCAACACATGAATGCTTCAGCTGCCTGTGTGGATGAAGGGATCGACCAGTGCCTGAACTCCACTGTACCAAAGGCTAGTTGAGATGTATTTGCCATGAAAGCTAGGGTGAGGTCAAGCAACGCTCAAAGAGATTTAGCAACAGCTTGCAAGTGCCTGCTTCCAAGGAAGGCAACACCTCCTACCTCCTTGCCCAGCTTAAGGAGCCTGGTAGGCTCCTTCACCTTTCAGCCTCAGCAGGGCCAGAAGCATAGTTCCCGGTCTCACACGAGGGACATGATGACTGCAACATCTCCTCTCTTCGCACCCCTGCTTTCCTCACCCACCACCAGGCCTGCTGTCAGCAGGAGCGGCCGCTGTGCCCGCCAAGAGTTTCACCGACCACACGAGAGGAGCGCAGCCACGGCCGCAGCGGAGGCGAGGCCGGCAGGAGCCCCGGGGACGAGGAGCAGCCCCCggggtgaggagcagccccCGGGACAGCCGGGCGGGCAAGGCCTGGAGGCGCGGCCATGACacccgccccgcgccgccgctcTCGCGAGAGCTGGCGGCGCGCGGGGAGCTGGCTGGCCCCTCCGCCGTTGCCCAGCGACCGGGGCC
The Apus apus isolate bApuApu2 chromosome 3, bApuApu2.pri.cur, whole genome shotgun sequence genome window above contains:
- the LOC127383070 gene encoding serine/arginine-rich splicing factor 7, giving the protein MSRYGRYGGETKVYVGNLGTGAGKGELERAFSYYGPLRTVWIARNPPGFAFVEFEDPRDAEDAVRGLDGKVICGSRVRVEVSTGMPRRSRYDRPPARRPFDPNDRCYECGEKGHYAYDCHRYSRRSRRSRSRSRSRSRSRGRRYSRSRSRSRGRRSRSASYRRSRSVSPRRSRSVSPRRSRSGSLKRSRSRSRSRSRSVTWPRSRSRSHGRSKSGSPAKSRSKSRSPSPKRSRSPSGSPQRSASPERMD
- the GEMIN6 gene encoding gem-associated protein 6, producing the protein MNDWQRKSPLDWEAYVNKMVKVAAVEKQEYEGWVLTVDPVSASIVLATYLENGKVSISVVLGHAVQEVEILKEGDDEMKQRLSRIFAPEESTAYSPEELEERKNSLRTWLETNHIPVTEQGESGRTLCVAGVLTIDPPYSPAECSSSNEIILSRVQGLIQGYFEKQQ